In the Anguilla anguilla isolate fAngAng1 chromosome 7, fAngAng1.pri, whole genome shotgun sequence genome, one interval contains:
- the cep290 gene encoding centrosomal protein of 290 kDa isoform X1 — protein MPPSIDWNKLMEVDPDEWEGLEKEADELVDVISKVQPKDLKEGDTKKIIQLFRITQTIMKMKVQEVSCAYEVIDKAGADQAEIENQLKAQVYRLENELEMAQRSTGGRDTRFLRDEIRQLEAQVERKEKELVQMEKDLNKEKKVNEELSLRAEEAEDDNRKLKREIKRLRKKNEQLNRDVIFYRRELDQKDPVPSREENSEAQKRLNSANRQLYQCMEDLQRAEDEVAHLKAQSEHMEKSLEESVKEMERMTDEYNKMKIVVQQTDIIMDQLRKERDQAKIQLRELTDQIQARAAEDDPVMAAVNAKVEEWKTILSAKDDEIIEYQQMIRDLKDKLRTAQMDSDKSNLMALQQAVQERDHQIKMLTEQVDLYTGEMEKNALLVEELKKPLQKDRGPPSVIQQRKLDDLKVKLQAAEQRLQEAERVAELAESDAREKDKELSETLARMRVYESGTGGLEAAVAEIKECKYQLKLRDREAEAMTKEINQLEMKVNDLLDENEDLRERLGLNPKEEVDLSEFRRSKALKQRQYKAENQVLLKEIERLEAERLEHKKQIRNLVKDKGLSVSHLAMDDDDGKVTRSIQKLSPSSINEDELKRKYEHLQRELNSRERELELRRTESTQFKAKLNDMLMENKQLEQGMQEILKAIQDTQRTTQAQTGVSIPILERLVSAMEMKNSEGKFDASIHLKAQVDQLTGRNEELRQEMRLAREEATQAATQLARANEKMSILESEVEVLRRSGGNSIAFKSLNLPEEMAPSSVEVISSLNEYAITLLQELKNKEESNKQLETALEEYKGKFAVVRHQQGLIYKDYHSEKESWQKERDSLMELKNKLEQQKEVDAVRIKEFNHWLEVLEKDPTEIKQQACEAARKMTVLRVKEASLIRRYTTLLEMEQHLRKENNKLRSDFLEAEATVTQRIGYLQRYKDMASFKIAALQKALDDSVSSSELERANKQYNELTVKYRDLLQKDNHLVQRATNLEQLESENASLHEQIQGLNKELEISKEKLHTLEQALEHTAKTGGESGMDKASKAIANSEIASVSKRMAVLEMRELNERQRAEHAQRMYEHLRNSLRQVEDRNAELETKFAELTKQNLEAQRTEQELRDELANSVSKAVSDADRARISELERAEAELKIEVSKLREVSDVAKMQVSTLEARQQSREKEVEALRRQVLDYQAESDEKALIAKLHQHIVALQVSEATAVSRLEAAALKARQLEARLLRAEQRLDDKEQALYHARLEGRNRARHLRQTVQALRRQFAGALPLPQQEKFSRTMMQLQADKRRGQEEARRAEQERRRAEEKAAELELRLSGLEELMGSLKDGRGAQKVSEWHKKMEDLRLQELRRSRELASLKEEIRYLRNVVAEQERAIGGLEEDMVQQNNLHEERQLSWDQREVELERQLDLFEKQQNEILGTARKFEEATGSLPDPSMPIAHQLDFALRKIKDHVRTILETQAACKTLDEKLKEKEAALWRAEQNVLSRDRVINELRLRLPAAAERERLLAHLAERDEDPESQPALKVAHQTINNLQARLNQKEEVLKKYQNLLARARQEQEDLTKKQEEDMRVLHKKLDLHTDTSLDKFRQTALELMKKPTIDVPTTKHLMRLAEMEQTVAEQDNSLSSLNAKLKSVTSELERQRQITAVKVKDHAAEKEKLEERHAAQVKQLEQEAEELRAQMSQMEKEAQYLRTELEAQKEANVRSPSNTMKNLVERLKAQVAQKDKQQKALSKALLELRSEMTTQAEFQIVANAAQREESLNIQNIVDRHTKDLRARIQELSEELQVAKDGLRAARSRESSLRDEAEALSRDLQRSQKTQAKLQKEKEEREDEVQELKKRVKRLTTGLQSKAEAEKGPSVEELQKKIRRLESELEKQSGSEPTERKPIREDKKEEILRWEEGKKWQARLESVRNKLREKERESESLTKQLSTLKELYGRLDQEKAALQKKLRVRGVTVDQVVGARTMDSEREIEELKSQNAELEQQIITIKKQQALPRDAAIDDMDLRNRYLEEKIHSLERQLSKEPPSRPSENKSSPLFNMSSTKGTLTFDVNHNGSYKENTRCAETEVGQEQTDVGENEVKQQQMDVGVNEVKQEQVDAGENQVEHEQTDMAENKVEQEQIDAGENQVEHEQTDMGENAVEQPEILNMRDYEVEHKQTNTDENEVEQEQRDMGEKELESEKNDQEEHKATTNPSGGDNPEVNVVNPKEHPTEELAGTESVSSGHGRSRVSKTVKVGGRLKMVAGETMEEGPEESVNAALEVNPSTNEDPESSARELDTDVTEDELEGLERGMGYPEPEPMTKDVQRQKAKQKSHKVLETSGRGSGTPSQREGELQKENLKLSSENLELRFQLEQANKDLPRLKDQVSDLKEMCDVLKKEKTEIERKLGNVRGSGRSGKTIPELEKTIGLMQRVVERVQRENEALKKTPAGPTQDQLTALELENKKLKSDYEQLKAQAGAQQSAMNESRTKVMEKIMMENERLRKELRKEAESAEKLRIAKTGLETTNERLQAQLQESSLRPGQQEGADRRGGRATVVTRMYENKMRDLENDIAQKNSSLSELKQLLQEAGDREQKSAQLIGELREQVDLLRQFPEDAKTDSGLVKEFQSMRLMNHQLEKEKAELLRQLSTHRDQRGTGPGQEDLQSQLQQEDLEKRKLQEEVKRMKKELENFDPTFFEEIEDLKFNYNLEVKKNILLEEQLKKMSEQFGVEVYIPTNLSVS, from the exons ATGCCTCCAAGCATCGACTGGAATAAACTGATGGAGGTTGACCCGGATGAATGGGAGGGTCTGGAAAAAGAAGCTGATGAGCTTGTTGACGTGATATCAAAG GTTCAACCAAAGGACCTGAAAgaaggtgataccaaaaaaataattcagctttTCAGAATCACTCAGACCATCATGAAG ATGAAAGTACAGGAAGTAAGCTGTGCTTATGAAGTCATTGATAAAGCTGGTGCAGATCAAGCTGAAATAG AAAACCAGTTGAAGGCCCAAGTGTACAGATTAGAGAATGAGCTGGAG ATGGCCCAGCGATCGACCGGGGGAAGAGACACGCGCTTCCTTCGCGATGAAATCCGCCAACTGGAGGCTCAGGTGGAGCGCAAAGAGAAGGAGCTGGTCCAGATGGAGAAGGACctgaacaaagaaaagaaagtcaATGAGGAA CTGTCTCTTCGCGCTGAAGAAGCAGAGGATGATAACAGGAAGTTGAAAAGAGAG ATAAAACGGCTAAGGAAGAAG AATGAGCAGCTCAATCGGGATGTGATATTTTACCGACGAGAGCTGGACCAGAAGGACCCGGTTCCCTCGCGGGAAGAGAACAGCGAGGCTCAAAAGAGGCTGAACTCCGCCAACCGGCAGCTGTATCAGTGCATGGAGGACCTGCAG CGTGCAGAAGACGAGGTCGCCCACCTGAAAGCCCAGAGCGAGCACATGGAGAAGAGTCTGGAGGAGTCCGtgaaggagatggagaggaTGACTGACGAGTACAACAAGATGAAGATCGTAGTGCAGCAGACCGACATCATCATGGACCAGCTCAGAAAAGAAAGGGACCAGGCCAAGATTCAA TTGAGAGAGCTAACAGACCAGATACAGGCTCGGGCAGCAGAAGATGATCCTGTGATGGCTGCTGTAAATGCCAAGGTGGAGGAGTGGAAG aCTATATTGTCAGCCAAGGATGATGAAATCATTGAGTACCAGCAGATGATCAGAGACCTGAAAGACAAACTCCGGACGGCCCAGATGGACTCTGACAAAAGCAACCTGATGGCCTTGCAGCAG GCCGTACAGGAACGAGACCATCAGATCAAGATGCTGACGGAGCAGGTGGATCTGTACacgggagagatggagaaaaacGCACTCCTCGTCGAAGAGCTCAAAAAACCTCTTCAGAAAGACAGAG GGCCCCCTTCAGTGATCCAGCAGAGAAAGCTGGATGACCTGAAGGTCAAGCTGCAGGCCGCGGAGCAGAGGCTTCAGGAGGCCGAGAGAGTGGCCGAGCTGGCCGAGTCTGATGCCAGGGAGAAGGACAAAGAGCTCAGTGAAACCCTCGCTCGCATGAGAGTCTATGAGTCT GGCACGGGAGGGCTGGAAGCCGCCGTCGCTGAGATAAAGGAGTGTAAATACCAACTGAAGCTGCGGGATCGTGAGGCGGAGGCCATGACCAAGGAGATCAACCAGCTGGAGATGAAAGTCAATGACCTGCTGGACGAGAACGAGGACCTGAGAGAACGTCTGG gATTAAATCCAAAAGAAGAGGTTGATTTGTCAGAATTCCGACGATCCAAAGCTTTAAAACAAAGGCAGTACAAAGCAGAAAACCAGGTCCTTCTAAAGGAG ATCGAGCGTCTGGAAGCGGAAAGACTGGAGCACAAAAAACAGATCAGAAACCTGGTCAAGGATAAAG GGCTATCTGTAAGTCATTTAGCGATGGATGACGATGATGGCAAAGTCACCAGGAGCATCCAAAAGCTATCTCCCAGCTCCATTAATGAAGACGAGCTCAAACGCAAG TATGAACACCTCCAGAGAGAACTGAATAGCAGAGAAAGGGAGCTGGAGCTCAGAAGAACAGAGTCCACTCAATTCAAggctaaat TGAATGACATGTTGATGGAAAATAAGCAGCTGGAACAAGGAATGCAGGAGATATTGAAAGCCATTCAGGATACCCAAAGAACCACGCAGGCTCAAACAGGAGTCAGCATTCCCATTCTCGAGAGGCTCGTCAGT GCAATGGAGATGAAGAACTCGGAGGGGAAGTTTGACGCCAGCATCCACTTAAAAGCGCAGGTGGACCAGCTGACTGGCAGGAACGAGGAGCTCCGACAGGAAATGCGGCTCGCCCGGGAAGAAGCCACCCAAGCCGCAACTCAGCTGGCAAGAGCCAATGAAAAG ATGTCTATACTGGAGAGTGAGGTGGAAGTCCTGAGGCGATCAGGAGGGAACAGCATCGCGTTTAAGAGCCTGAACCTCCCTGAAGAGATGGCCCCCTCCAGTGTGGAGGTCATCAGCTCCCTCAACGAATATGCAATCACGCTTCTGCAG GAGCTGAAAAACAAGGAGGAATCAAATAAGCAACTGGAAACAGCGTTAGAGGAGTACAAGGGAAAGTTTGCTGTGGTTCGACACCAGCAGGGACTAATATACAAGGACTACCATAG TGAGAAGGAGTCTTGGCAAAAGGAGAGGGATTCTTTAATGGAGCTGAAAAATAAACTTGAACAGCAGAAAGAGGTGGATGCAGTGAGAATAAAGGAATTCAAT CACTGGCTGGAGGTTTTAGAGAAGGATCCCACAGAAATCAAGCAGCAGGCGTGTGAGGCGGCTCGGAAGATGACGGTGCTGCGGGTGAAGGAGGCGTCGCTGATCAGACGCTACACCACCCTGCTGGAGATGGAGCAGCACCTTCGGAAGGAGAACAACAAACTCAGGAGCGACTTCCTGGAAGCGGAGGCCACTGTCACACAAAGGATCGGCTATTTGCAGAGATATAAG GATATGGCCTCTTTCAAAATAGCAGCGTTGCAGAAAGCCCTCGACGACAGTGTCTCATCTTCTGAACTCGAGCGGGCCAACAAACAATACAACGAACTGACAGTAAAATACAGAGACCTTCtacagaaggacaaccatctcgtTCAGAGGGCCACCAACCTGGAGCAATTAGAG agtgAGAATGCTTCTCTGCACGAGCAGATCCAGGGTCTGAACAAAGAGCTGGAGATCAGCAAAGAGAAACTGCACACACTAGAGCAAGCCTTGGAACACACCGCCAAGACAG GTGGGGAGAGCGGCATGGACAAAGCGTCCAAAGCCATCGCCAACAGCGAGATCGCCTCGGTGTCCAAGAGGATGGCGGTGCTGGAGATGAGGGAGCTGAACGAGCGCCAGAGAGCGGAGCACGCTCAGAGGATGTACGAGCACCTGAGGAACTCGCTCAGACAAGTGGAGGATCGCAACGCGGAGCTGGAGACTAAATTTGCAGAG CTGACCAAGCAGAACCTGGAAGCCCAGCGGACGGAGCAGGAGCTGCGTGACGAGCTGGCCAACAGCGTGAGCAAAGCGGTCAGCGACGCCGACCGCGCGCGCATCAGCGAGCTGGAGAGAGCCGAGGCCGAGCTCAAAATCGAAGTGTCCAA GTTACGGGAGGTTTCAGATGTGGCCAAAATGCAGGTGTCTACCCTGGAGGCCAGGCAGCAGTCCAGAGAGAAGGAGGTGGAAGCCCTGAGGAGACAGGTGCTGGACTATCAG GCCGAGTCGGACGAGAAGGCGCTCATCGCCAAGCTGCACCAGCACATCGTGGCGCTGCAGGTGAGCGAGGCCACGGCGGTGAGCAGGCTGGAGGCGGCCGCGCTCAAGGCCCGCCAGCTGGAGGCGCGCCTGCTGCGGGCGGAGCAGCGCCTGGACGACAAGGAGCAGGCGCTGTACCACGCCCGGCTGGAGGGCCGCAACCGCGCCCGCCACCTGCGGCAGACGGTGCAGGCCCTGCGCAGGCAGTTCGCCGGCGCCCTGCCGCTGCCCCAGCAGGAGAAGTTCTCCCGGACCATGATGCAGCTGCAGGCCGACAAGCGGCGGGGCCAGGAGGAGGCGCGGCGGGCCGAGCAGGAGCGCAGGCGGGCGGAGGAGAAGGCCGCGGAGCTGGAGCTCCGTCTGAGCGGGCTGGAGGAGCTCATGGGCTCCCTGAAAGACGGCAGAGGCGCTCAGAAG GTGAGCGAGTGGCATAAGAAGATGGAGGATCTGCgtctgcaggagctgcggcGCAGCAGGGAGCTGGCCTCGCTCAAGGAGGAGATCAGGTACCTGCGCAACGTCGTGGCCGAGCAGGAGCGCGCCATCGGCGGCCTGGAGGAGGACATGGTCCAGCAGAACAAC CTCCATGAGGAGCGGCAGCTGTCCTGGGATCAGCGGGAGGTGGAACTGGAGCGACAGCTGGATCTGTTTGAGAAGCAGCAGAATGAAATCCTGGGTACTGCCCGAAAG TTTGAGGAGGCGACTGGGTCCCTACCAGACCCCTCCATGCCGATTGCCCACCAGCTGGATTTTGCTCTGCGGAAGATCAAGGACCACGTCCGCACTATCCTGGAAACACAAGCCGCCTGCAAGACTCTGGATGAG AAActgaaggagaaggaggcggCGCTCTGGCGGGCGGAGCAGAACGTGCTCTCGCGGGACCGGGTCATCAACGAGCTGCGCCTGCGCCTCCCGGCCGCGGCCGAGCGGGAGAGGCTCCTGGCCCACCTGGCCGAGAGGGACGAGGACCCGGAGAGCCAGCCCGCCCTCAAGGTGGCCCACCAGACCATCAACAACCTGCAGGCCAGGCTCAACCAGAAAGAGGAGGTCCTGAAGAAGTACCAGAACCTGCTGGCTCGGGCCAGACAG GAGCAAGAAGACTTGACAAAGAAGCAAGAAGAGGACATGAGGGTTCTGCACAAGAAACTGGACTTGCATACAGACACTTCGCTGGACAAGTTCAGGCAGACAGCCCTG GAGCTAATGAAGAAGCCTACCATAGACGTTCCCACCACCAAGCACCTGATGCGTTTGGCAGAGATGGAGCAGACTGTGGCTGAACAGGACAactctctgtcctccctcaaTGCCAAGCTGAAGAGTGTGACCTCTGagctggagagacagagacagatcaCTGCCGTCAAGGTCAAAGACCACGCCGCTGAGAAGGAAAA atTGGAGGAGCGCCACGCCGCGCAGGTAaaacagctggagcaggaggcggaggagTTGCGGGCGCAGATGTCACAGATGGAGAAGGAGGCCCAGTACCTCCGGACCGAGCTGGAGGCGCAGAAGGAGGCCAACGTCAGGTCCCCCTCAAATACCATGAAGAACTTGGTGGAACGGCTCAAAGCCCAAGTAGCGCAGAAAGATAAACAGCAGAAG GCCCTCAGTAAAGCCCTACTGGAACTGCGCTCTGAGATGACCACGCAGGCGGAGTTCCAAATCGTAGCCaacgcagcacagagagaggagagtctgAACATCCAGAACATTGTGGACAGACACACCAAGGACTTACGG GCTCGCATCCAGGAGCTGAGCGAGGAGCTGCAGGTGGCGAAGGACGGCCTGAGGGCGGCGAGGTCCAGGGAGAGCTCGCTGAGGGACGAGGCCGAGGCCCTCAGCCGGGACCTGCAGCGGAGCCAGAAGACTCAGGCCAAGctgcagaaagagaaggaggagagggaggacgAGGTCCAAGAGCTGAAAAAGAGAGTGAAGAGGCTCACCACCGGCCTGCAG AGCAAGGCGGAGGCTGAGAAAGGGCCGTCGGTGGAGGAGCTCCAGAAGAAGATCCGGAGGCTGGAGTCGGAGCTGGAGAAGCAGTCTGGGTCCGAGCCTACGGAGAGGAAACCCATCAGAGAGGACAAG AAAGAAGAGATATTGCGATGGGAGGAAGGAAAGAAGTGGCAGGCCAGGCTGGAGAGCGTGCGGAACAAGCTGAGAGAAAAGGAGCGAGAGAGCGAATCTCTAACCAAGCAGCTCAGCACCCTGAAAGAGCTCTATGGCAG GCTGGACCAGGAAAAGGCGGCCCTGCAGAAGAAGCTTCGTGTTCGTGGTGTGACAGTGGATCAGGTTGTGGGAGCGAGAACAATGGactctgagagagagattgaagaACTTAAGAGTCAAAACGCTGAGCTTGAGCAGCAGATCATTACCATAAA aaaacagcagGCCTTGCCGAGAGATGCCGCGATTGACGACATGGACCTTCGAAATCGCTACCTGGAAGAAAAGATCCATTCTCTGGAAAGACAGCTGTCCAAAGAGCCCCCATCACGTCCATCT gaaaataaatcttCACCCTTGTTCAATATGTCTTCCACCAAGGGGACTTTGACATTTGATGTTAACCACAATGGCTCTTATAAAGAGAACACAAGATGTGCAGAAACTGAGGTGGGACAGGAACAGACAGATGTGGGTGAAAATGAAGTGAAACAGCAGCAAATGGATGTGGGTGTAAATGAAGTGAAACAGGAACAGGTAGATGCAGGTGAAAATCAAGTGGAACATGAACAGACAGATATGGCGGAAAACAAAGTGGAACAGGAACAGATAGATGCCGGTGAAAATCAAGTGGAACATGAACAGACAGATATGGGTGAAAATGCAGTGGAACAACCGGAGATACTAAATATGCGTGACTATGAAGTGGAAcataaacagacaaacacagatgaaaatgaagTGGAACAGGAGCAGAGAGATATGGGTGAAAAGGAATTGGAATCAGAGAAAAATGACCAGGAAGAGCATAAGGCCACAACAAATCCTTCTGGTGGTGACAACCCTGAAGTGAACGTAGTAAATCCAAAAGAACACCCTACTGAGGAACTGGCTGGGACTGAAAGTGTGTCATCTGGACACGGGAGAAGCAGAGTCAGTAAGACAGTGAAAGTAGGTGGAAGGCTGAAAATGGTGGCAGGTGAGACGATGGAGGAGGGACCTGAGGAATCAGTCAATGCAGCGCTGGAGGTAAACCCTAGCACCAATGAGGACCCCGAGAGCTCTGCTAGAGAGCTGGACACTGATGTCACGGAGGATGAGCTGGAAGGTttagagagggggatggggtaCCCTGAACCAGAGCCCATGACCAAAGATGTGCAGAGGCAGAAAGCCAAACAGAAATCTCACAAAGTTCTGGAG ACTTCAGGCAGGGGTTCTGGGACCCCATCGCAGAGGGAGGGCGAGCTGCAGAAAGAAAACCTCAAGCTCTCCTCTGAAAACCTGGAACTGCGATTTCAGCTTGAGCAGGCCAACAAAGATCTGCCCAGGTTAAAG GATCAGGTGAGCGACCTGAAAGAGATGTGTGATGTTCTGAAGAAAGAGAAGACTGAGATAGAGAGGAAGCTGGGAAATGTCCGTGGG TCTGGGCGGAGCGGGAAAACTATCCCGGAGCTGGAGAAGACCATCGGCCTGATGCAGAGGGTGGTGGAGAGGGTGCAGAGGGAGAACGAGGCCCTGAAAAAGACCCCTGCTGGCCCCACCCAGGACCAGCTCACCGCCCTGGAGCTTGAGAACAAAAAACTCAAG TCTGACTATGAACAGCTCAAAGCGCAGGCTGGAGCACAACAAAGCGCAATGAATGAGTCAAGGACCAAAGTGATGGAGAAGATTATGATGGAAAATGAACGCTTGCGCAAGGAGCTGAGAAAG GAAGCGGAGAGCGCTGAGAAGCTTCGAATAGCCAAGACCGGCCTGGAGACCACCAATGAGAGACTGCAGGCCCAGCTGCAGGAGAGTAGCCTGAGGCCTGGCCAGCAGGAGGGAGCTGACCGCAGGGGCGGGAGGGCTACCGTGGTGACTAG GATGTAcgaaaataaaatgagagaCCTGGAGAATGACATCGCCCAGAAGAACAGCAGCCTTTCAGAGCTCAAACAGCTGCTCCAAGAAGCAGGGGACCGGGAGCAAAAATCAGCACAGCTCATTGGCGAGCTCAGAGAGCAG gttgaCTTGTTAAGACAGTTTCCAGAGGATGCCAAAACAGATTCAGGGCTTGTGAAGGAATTCCAATCAATGCG GCTGATGAACCATcagctggagaaagagaaggcGGAGCTTCTTCGGCAGCTCAGCACGCACAGAGAccagagaggaacagggccag GACAGGAAGACCTGCAGAGCCAGCTACAGCAAGAAGATCTGGAAAAGAGAAAACTGCAG GAAGAAGTGAAGAGAATGAAGAAAGAGTTGGAGAACTTTGACCCAactttttttgaagaaattgAGGACCTTAAGTTTAATTACAACCTGGAGGTAAAGAAGAACATTCTTCTGGAGGAGCAACTGAAAAAGATGTCCGAACAGTTTGGAGTGGAAGTGTACATTCCAACTAATCTTTCAGTCAGCTGA